Proteins from one Enoplosus armatus isolate fEnoArm2 chromosome 4, fEnoArm2.hap1, whole genome shotgun sequence genomic window:
- the rorb gene encoding nuclear receptor ROR-beta has product MDLPIHNHQLRLKKIWEVLSSKLGSKNLYPVQNVSCNACLFCPLSLLAAQIEVIPCKICGDKSSGIHYGVITCEGCKGFFRRSQQNNASYSCPRQRNCLIDRTNRNRCQHCRLQKCLALGMSRDAVKFGRMSKKQRDSLYAEVQKHQARLQEQRQQQTGEAEALARVYSSSLTNGLSTLNHEIGGTYANGHVIELPKGGHGNGGGVPGGYYGMDSTQPSPDQSGLDMSGMKHIKQEPVYDLTPVPNLFSYGGYQDSQLGPNNVSMGELDRIAQNIIKSHLETCQYTTEELQQLAWQTHSYEEVKMYQSKPRDVLWQQCAIQITHAIQYVVEFAKRISGFMELCQNDQILLLKSGCLEVVLVRMCRAFNPLNNTVLFEGKYGGMQMFKALGCDDLVSAVFDFAKSLCSLQLTEEEIALFSAAVLISTDRPWLMEPRKVQKLQEKIYFALQHIMQKNHMDEDALAKLISRIPTLSALCTLHTEELQTFQQLHPETVNVLFPPLYKELFNPDPNSAMAMPK; this is encoded by the exons ATGGATCTGCCTATACACA ACCACCAactgaggttaaaaaaaatctgggaGGTGTTGTCCTCAAAACTGGGAAGTAAAAATCTCTATCCTGTCCAAAATGTGTCTTGTAACGCAtgtcttttctgtcctctctctttgcttGCAGCCCAAATCGAAGTCATACCTTGCAAAATCTGCGGAGACAAATCATCAGGCATCCACTATGGAGTCATTACGTGTGAGGGATGTAAG GGGTTCTTCAGACGGAGTCAGCAGAACAACGCATCCTACTCCTGCCCCCGCCAGAGGAACTGCCTCATCGACAGAACAAACCGGAACCGCTGCCAACACTGTCGCCTGCAGAAATGTCTCGCCCTGGGAATGTCCAGAGATG CGGTAAAGTTTGGCCGCATGTCCAAGAAGCAACGTGACAGCCTGTATGCAGAAGTCCAGAAGCACCAGGCGCGACTGCAggagcagcggcagcagcagacaggtgaAGCGGAAGCTCTGGCACGTGTTTACTCGTCCAGCCTAACCAACGGACTGTCCACCCTTAACCATGAGATTGGGGGAACCTATGCCAACGGTCACGTCATTGAGCTGCCCAAGGGCGGCCACGGTAACGGAGGCGGAGTCCCAGGGGGATACTATGGGATGGATTCCACCCAACCGTCTCCAGACCAGTCAGGTTTGGACATGTCGGGCATGAAGCACATTAAGCAGGAGCCGGTGTATGACCTGACGCCAGTACCCAACCTGTTCAGCTACGGAGGCTACCAGGACAGTCAGCTGGGACCCAATAATGTCAGCATGGGAGAGCTGG ACCGTATTGCTCAGAATATCATCAAGTCCCACTTGGAGACATGTCAGTACACAacagaagagctgcagcagctagCTTGGCAGACACACTCCTATGAAGAGGTCAAGATGTACCAGAGCAAG CCCCGGGACGTGCTGTGGCAGCAGTGTGCCATCCAGATCACCCATGCAATCCAATACGTGGTGGAGTTTGCCAAGCGCATCTCAGGGTTCATGGAACTGTGCCAGAATGACCAGATCCTCCTGCTCAAGTCAG GTTGTTTGGAGGTAGTCTTGGTGCGGATGTGCAGGGCGTTCAACCCTCTCAACAACACTGTGCTCTTTGAAGGGAAGTACGGAGGCATGCAGATGTTCAAAGCTCTAG GTTGTGATGACTTAGTGAGTGCGGTGTTTGACTTTGCCAAGAGTTTGTGTTCACTGcagctgacagaggaggagatcgCTCTGTTCTCAGCAGCTGTACTAATTTCCACAG ATCGACCATGGCTGATGGAGCCACGGAAAGTCCAGAAGCTCCAGGAGAAGATCTATTTTGCTCTGCAGCACATTATGCAGAAGAACCACATGGACGAAGACGCATTGGCTAAG CTGATCAGCCGAATCCCAACGTTGTCAGCCCTGTGCACGCTCCATACCGAGGAGCTCCAGACCTTCCAGCAGCTCCACCCAGAAACAGTCAACGTCCTCTTCCCTCCGCTCTACAAAGAACTCTTCAACCCCGACCCCAACTCTGCCATGGCCATGCCCAAGTGA